In Mycobacterium stomatepiae, the following are encoded in one genomic region:
- the rplL gene encoding 50S ribosomal protein L7/L12: MAKISTDDLLDVFKEMTLLELSDFVKKFEETFEVTAAAPVAVAAAGGAAAGGAPAEAAEEQSEFDVILEAAGDKKIGVIKVVREIVSGLGLKEAKDLVDGAPKPLLEKVAKEAADEAKAKLEAAGATVTVK; encoded by the coding sequence ATGGCAAAGATCTCCACCGATGACCTGCTCGACGTCTTCAAGGAAATGACCCTGCTCGAGCTCTCGGACTTCGTGAAGAAGTTCGAGGAGACCTTCGAGGTCACCGCGGCCGCTCCGGTAGCCGTTGCCGCTGCCGGTGGCGCTGCCGCCGGTGGTGCGCCGGCCGAGGCTGCCGAGGAGCAGTCGGAGTTCGACGTCATCCTCGAGGCCGCCGGCGACAAGAAGATCGGCGTGATCAAGGTGGTCCGCGAGATCGTCTCCGGCCTGGGCCTGAAAGAGGCCAAGGACCTGGTCGACGGAGCACCCAAGCCGCTGCTGGAGAAGGTCGCCAAGGAAGCTGCCGACGAGGCCAAGGCCAAGCTCGAGGCCGCCGGCGCGACCGTCACCGTCAAGTAG
- a CDS encoding TetR/AcrR family transcriptional regulator produces the protein MTSEVRRNVRDEMLHAAVGLLDSEGPDALQTRKVASAAGTSTMAVYTHFGGMRGLIAAVAEEGLSQFDAAQTVPQTADPVADLFTVGSAYRRYAIERPHMYRLMFGSTSAHGINAPAGNVLTLTVAEIEQHGHSFAHVVRVVRRCMLDGRITVGGSDDAAVVATAAQFWALIHGFVMLELAGCYGDDGSAVAPVLTAMTTNLLVALGDSAERVARSLQSAFSG, from the coding sequence ATGACGTCGGAAGTTCGGCGCAATGTGCGCGACGAGATGCTGCACGCCGCGGTCGGCCTGCTCGATAGCGAGGGCCCCGATGCCCTGCAGACCCGCAAAGTGGCCAGCGCCGCGGGGACCTCGACGATGGCCGTGTACACCCATTTCGGTGGGATGCGGGGTCTGATCGCCGCGGTCGCCGAGGAGGGGCTAAGTCAGTTCGACGCCGCCCAAACGGTCCCGCAGACCGCCGATCCGGTGGCCGATCTATTCACCGTCGGTAGTGCCTATCGCCGCTACGCGATCGAGCGGCCGCACATGTACCGGCTGATGTTCGGTAGCACCAGCGCGCACGGCATCAACGCACCGGCCGGCAACGTCCTGACGCTGACGGTCGCTGAGATCGAGCAACACGGACACAGCTTCGCGCACGTGGTGCGGGTGGTGCGCCGGTGCATGCTGGACGGCCGGATCACCGTCGGCGGCTCCGACGACGCGGCCGTGGTGGCTACCGCCGCCCAGTTCTGGGCATTGATCCACGGATTCGTGATGCTGGAGCTGGCCGGATGCTACGGCGACGACGGCTCGGCGGTGGCGCCGGTACTCACCGCGATGACTACGAATCTGCTTGTCGCGCTTGGAGACTCCGCGGAGCGGGTGGCGCGGTCGCTGCAGTCGGCGTTTTCCGGCTGA
- the rplJ gene encoding 50S ribosomal protein L10, translated as MAKADKATAVADIVEQFSASTATVITEYRGLTVANLAELRRSLAGSATYTVAKNTLIKRAASEAGIEGLDELFAGPTAIAFVSGEPVDAAKAIKTFAKDNKALVIKGGYMDGHPLTVAEVERIADLESREVLLAKLAGAMKGNLAKAAGLFNAPVSQFARLAAALQEKKAADPAAAAAPAAEPASEAAASEAPAEAEAPAETPADAE; from the coding sequence ATGGCCAAAGCTGACAAGGCCACCGCCGTTGCGGACATTGTCGAGCAGTTCAGCGCCTCGACCGCGACCGTCATCACCGAATACCGCGGGCTGACCGTCGCCAACCTGGCCGAGCTGCGCCGCTCGCTGGCGGGTTCGGCTACCTACACCGTGGCCAAGAACACGCTGATCAAGCGCGCCGCGTCGGAAGCGGGGATCGAGGGTCTCGACGAGCTGTTCGCGGGGCCGACGGCCATCGCGTTCGTCAGCGGCGAGCCCGTCGACGCCGCCAAGGCCATCAAGACCTTTGCCAAGGACAACAAGGCGCTGGTCATCAAGGGTGGCTACATGGACGGCCACCCGCTGACGGTGGCCGAGGTCGAGCGCATCGCCGACCTGGAATCCCGCGAGGTGCTGCTGGCCAAGCTGGCCGGTGCCATGAAGGGCAACCTCGCCAAGGCCGCCGGCCTGTTCAACGCGCCGGTTTCGCAGTTCGCCCGCCTCGCGGCCGCCCTGCAGGAGAAGAAGGCCGCCGACCCGGCTGCCGCTGCGGCCCCGGCCGCAGAACCCGCTTCCGAAGCGGCAGCTTCGGAAGCACCCGCCGAGGCAGAAGCACCCGCCGAGACACCGGCTGACGCCGAATAA
- a CDS encoding ROK family protein, producing MLTLCLDIGGTKIAAGLADSGGALVYTATRPTPAGGSADQVWDVVAAMIAEALAKAGGAVSAVGIASAGPIDLPGGTVSPINIQGWQRFPLRDRVAAVVPGVPVRLGGDGVCMALGEQWQGAGRGAGFLLGMVVSTGVGGGLVLNGAPYTGRSGNAGHVGHVVVERDGQPCTCGGHGCVETVAAGPWLVRWARANGWSAPADAGARELAAGARAGDEVALRAFSRGATALAMMIASVAAVCDLDLVVIGGGVAQSGGLLFDPLRAALTDYAGLDFLAGLRVVPAELGAQAGLVGAARLAGA from the coding sequence ATGCTGACCCTCTGCCTGGACATCGGTGGCACGAAAATCGCTGCGGGCCTTGCCGACTCCGGGGGCGCGCTGGTGTACACCGCGACAAGGCCCACCCCGGCGGGCGGTTCGGCGGACCAGGTGTGGGACGTGGTCGCCGCGATGATCGCCGAAGCGTTGGCGAAGGCCGGCGGTGCGGTTAGTGCGGTGGGCATCGCTTCGGCTGGCCCCATCGATCTGCCCGGCGGAACCGTCAGCCCGATCAATATCCAAGGCTGGCAACGCTTTCCGCTGCGAGATCGGGTGGCGGCCGTGGTGCCAGGGGTGCCGGTGCGCCTGGGCGGTGACGGCGTCTGCATGGCGCTGGGGGAGCAGTGGCAAGGCGCGGGGCGGGGTGCGGGCTTCCTGCTGGGCATGGTGGTGTCGACCGGCGTCGGCGGTGGCCTGGTGCTCAACGGCGCGCCCTACACCGGGCGCAGTGGCAATGCCGGGCACGTCGGCCATGTGGTCGTCGAACGCGACGGGCAGCCGTGCACGTGCGGGGGCCACGGCTGCGTCGAGACGGTTGCCGCCGGGCCGTGGCTGGTGCGCTGGGCGCGGGCCAACGGCTGGTCGGCACCGGCGGACGCCGGCGCCCGCGAGCTGGCCGCCGGGGCGAGGGCCGGTGACGAGGTCGCGCTGCGGGCGTTTTCCCGGGGTGCCACCGCGCTCGCGATGATGATCGCGTCGGTGGCGGCGGTGTGCGACCTGGACCTCGTCGTCATCGGGGGAGGCGTGGCCCAGTCCGGTGGCCTGCTCTTCGACCCGCTGCGCGCGGCGCTGACCGACTATGCGGGGCTGGATTTTCTGGCCGGATTGCGGGTGGTGCCCGCCGAACTGGGGGCACAGGCCGGCCTGGTCGGCGCGGCCCGGCTCGCGGGAGCTTAG
- a CDS encoding DUF7158 domain-containing protein yields the protein MSGRPVATVAGTPVAVEEVDAAEARLRGGPHAAALPARGTSEGRQLRRWLTQLLVTERVVVAEVAARELSTGDAPGEEELLPDVTARLEIGSVAAAALADPRARALFVDVTAAVRVSDREVADYHARNPLRFAALRPDGRGWRAPSCDGPPLAQARAAVTEHLWAAARRRAFRLWLDERLAALVELAPGYEHPGDPRQPDNTHRH from the coding sequence ATGAGCGGGCGCCCGGTCGCCACCGTCGCGGGCACGCCCGTCGCGGTCGAGGAGGTCGACGCGGCCGAGGCGCGATTGCGCGGCGGCCCCCACGCTGCCGCCCTGCCCGCCCGGGGCACCAGCGAGGGCCGCCAACTGCGGCGCTGGCTCACCCAACTTCTGGTGACCGAACGCGTCGTCGTCGCCGAGGTGGCCGCCCGCGAATTGAGCACCGGCGACGCGCCGGGCGAGGAAGAGCTGCTGCCCGACGTGACGGCCCGGCTCGAGATCGGCAGTGTGGCCGCGGCGGCGCTGGCGGATCCGCGGGCGCGCGCGCTGTTCGTCGACGTAACCGCCGCGGTCCGGGTCAGCGATCGCGAGGTCGCCGACTACCACGCCCGCAATCCGCTGCGGTTCGCCGCGCTGCGACCCGACGGCCGCGGCTGGCGCGCGCCGTCGTGTGACGGGCCGCCGCTGGCGCAGGCGCGCGCCGCGGTCACCGAGCATCTGTGGGCTGCGGCACGTCGTCGCGCCTTCCGGCTGTGGCTGGACGAGCGACTGGCCGCACTGGTCGAGCTCGCCCCCGGCTACGAGCATCCCGGCGACCCCCGCCAACCCGACAACACCCATCGGCACTGA